Proteins from one Ciona intestinalis unplaced genomic scaffold, KH HT000075.2, whole genome shotgun sequence genomic window:
- the LOC100179707 gene encoding mitochondrial ribosome-associated GTPase 1, with translation MHQFTRSFLGKMRTRYAVRKYSQEFTMRNQFDFGPKPSFKHWFPRHMGKGLIKMRRVLKNVDCIIEIHDARIPISGRNPGLQQALSSKPYLLLLNKIDLVQFTKQHVDAIFEFYREKNVENVIFTELLSAGQCHPSVHRIIPACVNLVQKSHRHDREGDMDINIMVVGIPNVGKSSLIKALRAGNLGRKGGPEVGRNPGHTRAVMNRVQVSSNPAVYLLDTPGIFEPHITDMHVGMKLALCNTVHDHVMGPSMVADYLLYTLNKHRDFTYTKYFNLPGPIDCSLTLLKHISNETNQFQTRAVQTGTGKVHVKIPDFDQAASVFLKAFREGKLGNFLLDDVLNFEFIHKFNEETEFYDDENET, from the coding sequence ATGCATCAATTTACGCGAAGTTTCCTGGGGAAAATGCGAACTAGATATGCTGTACGCAAATATTCCCAAGAGTTCACAATGCGGAACCAATTTGACTTTGGCCCGAAGCCAAGCTTTAAGCACTGGTTCCCTCGACACATGGGTAAAGGACTTATCAAAATGCGCagagttttaaaaaacgtaGATTGTATCATTGAAATACACGACGCTCGTATCCCGATTTCTGGACGAAACCCAGGGCTCCAACAAGCGCTCAGTTCAAAGCCTTATCTTTTGTTGTTGAATAAAATTGACTTGGTGCAGTTTACAAAGCAGCATGTAGACGCAATATTCGAGTTTTACCGAGAAAAAAACGTcgaaaatgttatttttacgGAACTGTTATCAGCAGGGCAATGCCACCCGTCCGTTCATCGGATAATACCAGCGTGCGTGAATTTGGTGCAAAAAAGCCACCGCCACGACAGAGAAGGAGACATGGACATTAATATTATGGTTGTAGGCATTCCAAACGTTGGTAAATCCTCGTTAATAAAAGCCCTAAGGGCTGGCAACTTGGGGAGAAAAGGGGGACCAGAAGTAGGACGAAATCCTGGCCATACTAGAGCAGTAATGAATAGGGTTCAAGTCTCAAGTAATCCTGCTGTTTATTTGCTTGATACTCCAGGGATTTTTGAGCCACACATTACAGACATGCATGTAGGCATGAAGCTTGCTTTATGCAACACAGTACATGACCATGTAATGGGACCAAGCATGGTGGCAGATTACCTACTATACACTCTGAACAAACATAGGGATTTTACATACACAAAGTACTTTAATCTCCCAGGACCTATAGACTGTAGCCTAACTCTCTTGAAACACATTTCAAATGAAACTAATCAGTTTCAGACTCGTGCAGTGCAAACTGGTACTGGTAAAGTCCATGTTAAAATACCAGATTTCGATCAGGCAGCCTCTGTTTTCTTAAAGGCTTTCCGAGAAGGAAAATTGGGAAATTTTTTACTTGatgatgttttaaattttgagtTCATTCATAAGTTTAATGAAGAAACAGAGTTTTATGATGATGAGAATGAAAcgtaa
- the LOC100181022 gene encoding glutamyl-tRNA(Gln) amidotransferase subunit A, mitochondrial-like gives MASNGILQKSTVQIASLIRNGAISKDVVARECYKRIEEIKPLNAFITVVDDHTNKNHGSTDLPLHGVPFAVKDNFSTVGVRTTCASNMLKDYVPTFNATVVDRLLKAGAVMMGKTNMDEFAMGSGSVNSLFGPVRSPWLYDFNNTDNSDWFICGGSSGGSAVAVATGASYLSLKFIIQHPVWEALEFYYDPRPYRKILQNLAETLVFEYNVPGMSPEVIEAWNRTADIFENAGARVVQVSLPHTEYSIPCYQVLGAAEVASNMARFDGLEFGHRVEGDYTEKMYARSRSEGFNETVAGRILAGNYFLLKSNYEKYYEKAMKVRRLITDDFLNIFSTKENLRVGGRPQTMGMSNSSVDILLTPAMVSPSPLYSEFNQRSNRHRTVEHDVCLQPVNLAGVPAISVPVNLSQNGLPISMQLISAHFNDSTLLSTAKFLEQSVSFPCFKFPDII, from the exons ATGGCCAGCAATGGAATTTTACAGAAATCTACAGTGCAG ATTGCATCTTTGATTCGGAATGGTGCTATTTCAAAAGATGTGGTTGCAAGAGAGTGTTACAAAAGAATTGAAGAGATAAAACCTCTTAATGCATTCATAACAGTAGTAGATGACCATACTAATAAGAACCATGGGTCTACCGA CCTACCCCTTCATGGAGTCCCATTTGCTGTGAAAGACAATTTCAGTACTGTGGGTGTCAGAACTACATGTGCTTCCAATATGTTGAAAGATTACGTTCCTACATTCAATGCTACAGTTGTTGATAGACTTCTAAAGGCTGGAGCTGTGATGATGGGCAAAACTAATATGGATGAATTTGCTATGGg GTCCGGTTCAGTTAACTCCTTATTTGGTCCTGTACGAAGCCCATGGCTTTATGACTTTAACAATACAGATAATTCTGATTGGTTTATTTGTGGTGGGAGCTCTGGTGGTAGTGCAGTTGCTGTGGCAACAGGAGCAAGCTATTT GTCCCTGAAGTTTATCATACAACACCCAGTTTGGGAAGCCTTGGAATTTTACTATGACCCACGGCCCTATCGTAAAATTCTACAAAACTTAGCAGAAACCCTTGTCTTT GAGTACAATGTTCCTGGTATGTCACCTGAGGTCATTGAAGCGTGGAATCGAACAGCGGACATTTTTGAGAATGCTGGTGCAAGAGTTGTGCAG GTAAGCCTCCCGCATACAGAGTATTCAATACCATGTTACCAAGTGCTTGGCGCAGCTGAAGTGGCATCTAACATGGCTAG GTTTGATGGTTTGGAGTTTGGCCACAGAGTTGAAGGCGATTACACAGAAAAGATGTATGCCCGATCTAGAAGTGAAGGTTTTAATGAGACTGTTGCTGGAAGAATACTTGCTGGCAATTATTTCCTACTTAAAAg CAACTATGAAAAGTATTACGAAAAAGCAATGAAAGTTCGCCGGCTCATAACGGATGACTTCCTAAACATATTTTCCaccaaagaaaatttaagAGTGGGTGGGAGACCCCAAACAATGGGAATGTCAAATAGCAGTGTTGATATCTTGCTTACTCCAGCAATGGTGTCACCTAGCCCACTATATAGTGAATTCAATCAAAGAAGTAACCGCCACAGAACTGTAGAGCATGATGTATGCCTTCAGCCTGTTAACCTAGCAGGCGTGCCGGCAATTTCAGTGCCTGTCAATCTATCACAAAATGGACTGCCGATATCAATGCAGTTGATATCAGCACACTTTAATGACAGTACTTTGCTTAGTACTGCGAAATTTTTAGAACAGTCGGTGTCTTTTCCTTGTTTTAAGTTTCCGGACattatttaa
- the LOC104266549 gene encoding meiosis-specific nuclear structural protein 1-like: MFASQRRTALTHAQQEKLQVENRRKENLREDFLKNLKDDTLIRANVKSEDRVADKRFIRTLQREEQERVMEEAILKAEQNSRQREEQLAQEERMARQLEQIKLEKIRDEKMRQQLRDNSLELRELEAKLKAGYMNRERAAQIAERDAIKLQGMQRDSKIARQMKEEFERAEEAEQQKELERWQESVRYQQELERQLEEKEHKKQEAYEEFLKEKLMIDEIVRKIYEEDQRDQEMRLEKQHATQRFVEEFKQKRDEWKRLERERLEEENRKILQFADMQQVRENERMAKQQEQENAKALVQQQLATKIAREQSEKEERENILQDLYLEEQEEAERQKEMAEQERKLRQRIELQETHQKQMEFKQMRMEAEQQEEEEFRRQMLAKFAEDDRIEQMNAQKRRMKQLEHKRAVDALIEDRRRQFEEDRQREIDQLQEEERIQAMRRQILEEERQKLLKEHATKLLGYLPKGVLTSDKDLEIFDENFRKAYQKRRVDPFDDY; the protein is encoded by the coding sequence ATGTTTGCTTCTCAGCGTCGAACAGCGCTGACTCATGCTCAGCAGGAGAAGCTGCAAGTGGAAAACAGAAGGAAAGAAAACCTAAGAGaagattttctaaaaaatttaaaagatgATACTTTGATCCGTGCAAATGTGAAGAGTGAGGATCGTGTTGCGGATAAAAGGTTCATCCGAACACTGCAGAGGGAGGAGCAGGAGCGAGTGATGGAGGAAGCCATCTTGAAAGCGGAGCAAAATAGTCGGCAGCGGGAAGAGCAGCTCGCGCAGGAGGAGAGGATGGCTCGTCAGTTGGAGCAGATTAAACTGGAGAAGATTCGAGATGAAAAGATGCGGCAGCAGCTCCGGGATAATAGTCTCGAGCTTAGGGAGTTGGAAGCTAAACTAAAAGCTGGGTATATGAATCGAGAAAGGGCGGCACAGATCGCGGAAAGAGATGCTATTAAGTTGCAAGGGATGCAGAGGGACTCTAAGATCGCTCGTCAGATGAAAGAGGAGTTTGAAAGAGCAGAGGAGGCAGAGCAACAAAAGGAGCTTGAGCGTTGGCAAGAAAGTGTTCGCTATCAACAAGAGCTGGAACGGCAGCTTGAAGAGAAAGAGCATAAGAAGCAAGAGGCGTATGAAGAGTTCCTGAAAGAAAAACTCATGATTGATGAAATCGTTAGGAAGATTTATGAGGAGGATCAAAGGGATCAGGAAATGAGGTTGGAGAAGCAACACGCGACGCAGAGATTTGTGGAGGAGTTTAAGCAAAAGAGGGATGAATGGAAAAGATTGGAACGCGAACGTTTGGAAGAGGAGAATAGAAAAATACTTCAGTTTGCGGATATGCAACAAGTTAGGGAGAATGAGAGAATGGCTAAGCAGCAAGAACAAGAAAATGCGAAGGCACTGGTGCAGCAACAACTTGCCACTAAGATTGCTAGGGAGCAGAGTGAAAAGGAAGAAAGAGAAAATATTCTTCAGGATCTTTATCTGGAAGAGCAAGAGGAAGCTGAGAGGCAAAAAGAAATGGCGGAGCAGGAGAGAAAGCTTCGACAGAGGATTGAACTCCAGGAAACGCACCAGAAGCAAATGGAATTCAAGCAAATGAGGATGGAAGCGGAACAGCAAGAAGAGGAAGAGTTCCGGAGGCAGATGCTTGCTAAATTTGCGGAGGATGATCGAATTGAGCAGATGAATGCTCAGAAACGAAGAATGAAGCAGCTCGAGCACAAGCGGGCAGTTGATGCTCTCATTGAGGATCGGAGGCGGCAGTTTGAGGAGGATAGACAACGAGAAATTGATCAGCTCCAGGAAGAGGAGAGGATTCAAGCTATGCGGAGACAGATCTTGGAGGAGGAGAGGCAGAAACTTCTTAAAGAGCACGCAACGAAACTTCTTGGGTATCTTCCTAAAGGTGTCCTCACCAGCGATAAAGACTTGGAAATATTTGATGAAAATTTCAGGAAAGCTTATCAGAAGAGACGTGTTGATCCCTTTGATGACTATTAA
- the LOC100178660 gene encoding phosphoglucomutase-1, which yields MSIVSVPTSAYADQKPGTSGLRKNTQVYLTQKHYTENFIQSILLSIDENERKGSTLVVGGDGRYYMKDVVQIIIKMAAANGVAKLVVGQNGILSTPAVSCLIRKYSATGGIILTASHNPGGPNADFGIKYNTSNGGPAPSSVTDKIFTISKSLESFQTCPDIEVDISSIGSNAFKVGGSDFTVDVVCSVKDYVEMMKEIFDFESIKSYVTSKNLKLCFDSLHGVMGPYADKIVCGELGADASSIVHSIPLEDFGGGHPDPNLTYAKALMDKMKKGEHDFGVAFDGDGDRNMIIGKNGFFVSPCDSLAVIAANHEAIPYFRKHKVSGFARSMPTSAAVDHVAKGFGMEMFETPTGWKFFGNLMDAGKISLCGEESFGTGSDHIREKDGMWAALAWLSILSHRKMSAEEVIIDHWKKYGRNCFTRYDYEQVDSEAAGKMMKSLEQMTEDQSLVGSTQSGAGKTYTVQLMDNYRYTDPIDKSIAEKQGIRIIFSDGSRLVFRLSGTGSSGATVRMYVDSYVSSDDATLEAPVADVLCPLVEIALKISQIPELTGRTSPTVIT from the exons ATGAGTATTGTTAGTGTCCCTACGTCTGCATATGCTGACCAAAAACCTGGCACCAGTGGTTTAAGAAAAAACACCCAAGTATACCTCACTCAAAAGCATTACACGGAAAATTTCATTCAATCAATCTTGCTTAGTATTGATGAAAATGAGAGAAAAGGCTCCACTTTGGTTGTGGGGGGCGATGGTAGATATTACATGAAAGATGTAGttcaaattattattaaaatggcAGCTGCGAACGGTGTCGCAAAATTAGTTGTTGGACAGAATGGTATTCTGTCAACACCAGCTGTATCTTGCCTTATACGCAAGTATTCTGCTACTGGTGGCATTATACTAACTGCTAGCCATAACCCTGGTGGGCCCAATGCTGACTTTGGAATTAAGTACAACACTTCCAATGGAGGGCCTGCACCATCTTCAGTAACCGATAAgatttttacaatttctaaatctttggaGTCTTTTCAAACCTGCCCTGATATTGAAGTGGATATTAGCTCTATTGGAAGCAATGCTTTTAAAGTGGGGGGTAGTGATTTTACCGTTGATGTGGTATGCAGTGTTAAAGATTACGTTGAAATGATGAAAGAGATTTTTGATTTTGAGTCAATAAAGTCGTATGTAACGTCAAAAAATCTGAAACTTTGTTTTGACTCTTTGCATGGTGTTATGGGGCCGTATGCTGACAAGATTGTTTGTGGGGAGTTGGGAGCAGATGCGAGCTCAATTGTTCATTCTATTCCTCTGGAGGACTTTGGTGGAGGACATCCGGACCCTAATCTCACTTACGCTAAAGCTCTTAtggataaaatgaaaaaagggGAGCATGATTTTGGAGTTGCATTTGATGGAGATGGAGACAGGAACATGATAATAGGAAAGAATGGCTTCTTTGTGTCACCATGTGACTCTTTAGCTGTAATTGCTGCTAATCATGAAGCAATTCCATATTTTCGAAAGCATAAAGTGAGTGGGTTTGCCCGAAGCATGCCTACAAGTGCAGCTGTGGATCATGTAGCCAAGGGCTTTGGAATGGAGATGTTCGAGACTCCAACTGGATGGAAATTCTTTGGGAACCTCATGGATGCTGGGAAAATTTCGCTCTGTGGAGAGGAGAGTTTCGGAACTGGGTCGGATCACATCAGAGAAAAAGATGGAATGTGGGCCGCTCTTGCGTGGCTTTCAATCCTCTCGCATCGAAAAATGTCCGCTGAAGAGGTTATTATTGATCATTGGAAGAAATATGGAAGAAATTGCTTCACAAGGTATGACTATGAACAAGTGGATTCTGAAGCTGCCGGTAAAATGATGAAATCTTTGGAACAGATGACTGAAGATCAAAGTTTAGTTGGTTCAACACAGTCTGGTGCTGGAAAAACTTACACTGTACAGTTAATGGATAATTACAG GTACACAGATCCTATTGATAAAAGCATTGCAGAAAAACAAGGAATCAGAATCATTTTCTCTGACGGTTCACGTTTAGTGTTTCGTCTCAGTGGTACAGGTAGCAGTGGTGCTACAGTACGAATGTATGTGGACAGTTATGTCTCAAGTGATGATGCAACACTGGAAGCTCCTGTCGCAGATGTGCTATGTCCTCTTGTTGAAATTGCTTTGAAAATTTCTCAGATTCCGGAGCTGACAGGCCGTACAAGCCCTACTGTTATTACGTAA